ATCGAAGCCCTGTATCTCTTAAGATTGAGCGCAATGAAAGTTGTATTATgggatttttcaaacttttgaaaaaaatgaaattcgcTAAAGACCTACAGAACATCCCCTTTGACAATGTCCCAAGAAGTTTGAAAGAACCTCATAGAAAAACCATCCGGCCCTGGCGCTTGATCCTTAGACATACCAATAATGACCTTGTAGATCTCATCTTCATCGAAGGGTTTCTCTAGAACACTCGCGTTCTAAGAGTCAATAGCATCAAAAGATAAAGCATCAAGCTTCGGCCTCCACTCAGCCGGTTCTGAGAGAAGGGTCTCATAATAATCCATGATATGAATTTCTAAGTCTAAGGGAGAGGATAACACCTAAGTACCTGAGTGTAGCGACTCTGTAGCATTATTGCATCGATGTGAGTTTGTCACTTTGTTAAAGTACTTCGTACACTTATCACCTTTTTTCAATCAAAGGGCCCTAGATTTTTGATGCCAAGAGGTCTCCTTTGACAACAAAACCCTCTCCAAACTTGCCAAGACTGTACCCTTCCTCACAATCATCTCCTCCGAGGAATATCCCAATAATTCCCTCCCCTCTAACTCCTGCAATTCCTCCAAAAGGGTAGATTTCTGGTTGTCAATGTGGCTAAAAACTACCACGTTCCACTTCTTCAAGTCTTGTTTCAAAGCCTTCAGCTTACTTGTAAGAATAATACATGGGGTACCAGTGAACTGATAAGCAGACCACCAATTACGCACCATCTCCACAAACCCGTCTGTGGtaagccacatgttttcaaacttgaaatatCGGCGACCACTATGAATGCCCCCACAATCTAgtaaaataggaaaatgatcTGAGCAGACTCGCGGTAGACTTTTCTGACATATCTCCAGATAGTGGGCTTCCCATGAAGGAGAGACAAGGAATCTGTCGAATTTCGACCAAACTCGACCGTTAGACCAAGTGTATTCA
This is a stretch of genomic DNA from Carya illinoinensis cultivar Pawnee chromosome 3, C.illinoinensisPawnee_v1, whole genome shotgun sequence. It encodes these proteins:
- the LOC122304675 gene encoding uncharacterized protein LOC122304675 encodes the protein MANLMGIGWGNVTLLMLEGFLKWEWAFVGTYGPNVDRDRRRLWEELAGVYSLWDIPWCMGGDFNIIFFPSERSGHLRNSTAMEEFFEFIFELDLMDLPLVGGEYTWSNGRVWSKFDRFLVSPSWEAHYLEICQKSLPRVCSDHFPILLDCGGIHSGRRYFKFENMWLTTDGFVEMVRNWWSAYQFTGTPCIILTSKLKALKQDLKKWNVVVFSHIDNQKSTLLEELQELEGRELLGYSSEEMIVRKGTVLASLERVLLSKETSWHQKSRAL